ACCTACCAGTCTCTGCAAGCAGCAGATATATCTAAACACACCCAAAAAAAAGCAAGTGAAGGGTGAAAAATAAAACAAATGTAGTAAACAAAATAGGTTTTATGTTTGATTCCTAAGAACAGAATAGGTTGCTTTGATCTATAGGATTCTCAAAACACAGGAATAGAACAAACAGATGATTTACAAAGCTACAGGAATAACAATGTATGGAACATTCCTAAGGATCTAAATCCTCAGTCCTATAAGATTTCTTTGAATCAAAGGAGCCCTAGAACTGCTGAAACTACAAATTCAAATCAAATAGGTTTTTATGTAGGATTGCTAATCGTTCTAGCTAAAACCGATGAACCTACAAATTCGTTCTGCCCTACCAGAGCTGCCGTCTACAGAAAACCCAAACTAGAAGTAAAAAGCTGCACCCAGAAGAGATACGATTCACAGAGAAGTAAACTACAAATGCAGAAACACACAGGCCGCAACAACAATATTCATCGTTCAGGCGTGCCAGACCATCGGGCATAACTTGGCAATTCAGAGTACATCACCTCAACAACTAGCTAAACCGGCAGCTAGACACAAGCTAGTTTCCAAAAGTCAAAGTTCAACCAGCCAGACCTAGAGCTGGCACACAGGTGCACAGCACGGTTTACATACACACAACTTGATTTCGGCCCTCGAAAGAAAGAGCTCGATTTCGGTGAACAACCATACACCACAGAGACCCCCGTTACGGATCCTTCATTGCCCGATCAGCTGCATATATGGTTAAGATTAAGACCCATTCAGAAATTTAGATCATAAAGAAAGGCGAGCGATCAGGAAGAGGTGTGGTTCAAAGATTCGCCCCAGGATTACCTGTGTAGCTGAGGTTCACTTGGAGGCTTTTATGTTAGCGAGGGCAGCAAGAGCCTCCACGATCTTGCCTTCATTGATCGACCTAGTAGCCTGTGCAAAGAAATTTGGATTTTGCAGGACTGAGTTCCTGGTAAAATATGAATTGGCATATATCCCAAATGTCAGCAAAAGACACTGACCTTGAGAGACGGTATCAGTGCATAAACCTCTTCGATGGTCTCAGGCCCAATGTTTGCTATCATGCATATCTGTTACAGGTACAACAAACCGTTTTATGTTTGAGAAGAGGGAAATGAGATACAAGAAGGTGAGAGGAAAAGAAGGCTTACGAACCTCGCCATCATTAACACCATAGTCTTTAAGAGGTCTGCAGCTACGAGTCAAGGAAATTAACTACAAAGTGGTTGCTTGGGGAAACAATTTAACTGCGTAACCACAATGCAATCTCTAATATTAGTTCTTAACCAAAACAAAGGATACTCCAGGATTTCTTTCACCAACTTCGCAGAGGTGAAGTGATTTCCTTCTTTTGCATATTGAAAGGCCTTGTCAAACGACCTGCCGGTGCAAGAAGAAAAGATTAAACATGGAGTCACACAAGCTAACAGACTGGAACACCACGTAAACAATTATTAGCGGAACATAACAGAATTAAAACAAGAGATATTCCTTACTCGGGAATTTTTATAGTCGGATCCTCTGATAAGATAGCCATATGTCCTTGAATTTTCTGCAACATTTCTGCTGCTTCACAGTTCGATAACAATATAGAATTTGGAGGCATATCTGCAACCAATTGTTATGAGGGAATCAGATTGCCTATTTTACGTTTAGACAGAAGGGACATTTGAAAATCATAATATAAGATGTGTGCCCGTTTCAAATGATGTAAAACTAACAATCTCATTATACGGAACTTCTCAAGTAAAGAGCCTACTGAAATTCCATAAACTACCGAACTTTAACTACTATTAAGGTTACTATGCCAAAAATAAGCTTCTAGAAAAATAGAGGATATTTCAATGGAAGGAACTGACCAAGCTGAAGCTTTAGTTCTGCATCAGACATTGCAGGCTTTGCATTTGATGCGGAGCCCTTCCCGCCTTTCCCAGCACTAAATGCCTTCCCTCCTTTGCTACCTTCTCCTATGAGAACATAATACATGAAAGACACAGAAAGGCAATCTATTGTGTAACTAGAACTTTCAGTTTTATCGGCAACTCTTGAATGGATGAATGTATAGCAAAAGTACAAAACGATGCATCCATACCATTAGAAAAGGATGAAGCCTTTCCACCAGTTTTTAGGCTATCAGATGAAGCTTTCCCATTTGACTTGGAGTGTGTGGGGGGAGCCTCTTCTTCAAAAAAATCTAAATACAGGCAGTGATATATGAGGTTCTTGTATATTTTAAACTATATATCAATACAGTATTCACATTGACTTATTTGGTTTCATTCAACTATCCGGTAAATTTTAGTGCTTATTTATGTACTGTGATCAGATATCCTGCCCTATCAAATACTGCAATAGTTACAATGTAAGCAGCTCAATGATTACCATTTATTATGCACAGCCATAAATTGGTGAAACAAAACAACAGTCTTGCCTTCAACTACAAACGATATGAAGTGTCCTTTCACACTCAATGTAATGGTAAATAACATCAACTATGAGCAAATAGTCAACGAATCATCTGCAAATAAAACCAAAGGGGAACCACAAACATGGTATATAATTCTCTTCCGACATTTTTTCTGTAGTATTTGATGAATCCTATGAAGGCTGCCAAGATAAGTATTTGGGGAGCGTAGAAGGTTGTGGGACTCTTCTAGTTAAATGATTCTTTAATCTTTACTGGAACAAAAAGTATCATTTCAAGTTTTCAAACAGAAAAGTTTACTACCTTCTTGCTAAAGATGCCCTAAGCCCTAGGGTAGCAGGGTACAACCGTACAAATGGAATTTTCTTGACAGTGATAAATAAAGCACAACGATCATATCAGACAGATAGCTCGTAAGGTGCTAGCAGACACAACTGATATTCTTTAATTCTTATAACAAAAGCAAATACCAAAGGATTTTCTCATGGAGCAGAGCTGTTATAAGTGTAGTAAAACTAGATTTAAGTAGAACAGCAGTGAACACATGTGACTTGGCATGCCCAGACCAATTAGCCAGACATAAAACATATCATAAGAAGGATAATGTGAGTTGAAAATAAAAAGGATTTAGTCCAATAAATAAACTGTTGCCTGGAAAATGTTTAATGACGAGATTGGGCAATATCATTAccatcagaatcagaatcagaatcagaaAGGTGAATAACATCATTAGAATTGTTCTGCCTTCCGTTCGGTGCTCCTGCAAGAATAAAACAGGTAAGAAATCTGTCAAACTCTAAACTTGCCTTCGAAAGCTCAATTTCTCAAAAAACACAGCATTCATCTTGATACAGCTGTAAAATCATCAATCATCATATAGCAGGATCACACAACTGAACAACAAAAAAACATACCATAAAAGCCTTAGATTAAAAAACTTCCCTGTCAGACATAAATACCTTTATTCTGTTCAGGTTTGGCACCTGCGACGGTGCGGGAGTTGTCGCTCCGGTTTGGCATGGCAGAGGATATTACTGGGCGGGGCATGGAATGTCGAATATCCTGCGCGTTCTGAAGGTAGCGGCCgtgcgaggcggcgctggggttGGCGCTCAGGTTCAGGTTTGTGTTTGGGTTCAGTGTGTGGATGGAGTTGCCTGAGCTGGCCATGGGAGATTGGCGATCCTGCAGGCGGCCCAAGGCGGCTCTGAGGTTAACACTCAGGTTCCGGTCTCGCCTGTAGGAGTTGACTGAGCAGGGTATGAAGTATCGGAGATCCTGCGGGTAGTGAAGGTAGCTGCCAGGCaaggcggcgctagggtttgcaTTTAGATCTGGAATGGGGAAGGAGATGGCTGGCCGGGGCGTGGGGAAGGAGATGGCTGGGTGGGGCATAGGGGGATGAAGATCCTGCGTGTAGTGGAGGTAGGGGCCGCCGTGAAAGGGAGAGATGACCGAGGGGTGGTGGAGGTAGGGGCCGCCGTGAAAGGAAGAGATGACCGAGGGGTGGGAGTAAGGgccgaacggcggcggcgggccgacGGCGGCAGGGAACGTGGGCGCAGCCGTAGGCGCAGCGGTAGGAGGCGAACCGAAGAGAATACCCATGTCGAAGGGAGGATCGGGGTTGTTAGTGTTCGGATTAGGGTTAAGGTTTCTGGCTGGAGGCGCcatgggaggcggcggcggagtagATCTGGAGAAGAGGGGAAGAGGAGGAAAGTTGGAGGTGGGATGAACCGGAAATGGAGGTCCATAACTCAATATATAGGCGCTGGTTGTTTTGTTGCTGTTGTGCCCCGCAATTTCACTTTATTTGCGCCCCGCAATTTCACTTCAATTGTGCCCCGCAATTTCACTTTATTTTGACTTAAGCCTCTCAGTTCCAAACAAGTCGCGGTAGGCTAGAgttgaaacccataagatctcgaaACTAAGTCATGGTTCTGCCACGTGGATAGCTAACTGGCACGCACCCATGCCCAtggctagttctttggtgatagTGCTGCTAAATATTGCTATTTTAAATTAATTCCAAAAACACCCAGTACAATATGCAGACTTGATACATGTACATCACTCCATTCCACGCATTTCAACAAGACAACAAGGTTGTAGTGTGTGTTACTAAGATGCTGCGAAATAGATAACCTATTACTTCAAATAAGCAAGGGATAAATCATCATGTTCTCCAAAGTAGTATATTCTTGAGAGAGAATTTACGGCATGTCGTAAGCCGTTCTAACACAGGTACGAAAAAACGCTAACTATCACAGAACCACGAGCATACCACACATGTGATATTTCAGAATAGGCATATACCTCAGTTTCTAGTTTAGTTCTACATTTGATCCAAGGATTTTCCTTCACCAAAATAGTGAAGGTTGGATTAACTAAGGGGCTGCTTGGTTCCCAGCCACACTTTGCCACATATCAAGTTAGGCGAGTTTGACCAAGTTAGGTGGGTATTTGGTTCTAGCCACACCTAAGGCAAGATTCTTTTATTCAAAATCTGTCCACATGTCATACACACAAAAAGTGCGGCGAAATTCCCTCGGGCAATCCAAAGTGAGGTTAAGAATTTGAGCACCTAAGGCAAGATTCTTTTATTCAAAATCTTTCCACATGTCATACACACAAAAAGTGCGGCGAAATTCCCTCGGGCAATCCAAAGTGAGGCTAAGAATTTGAGCACCTAGGCTAAGAATTTGAGCACCTAAGCTAAGGCAATTAGTTACCAACCAAACATGCCCTACATTAACAGCCGACCTTCCTCTGCAGAgcagaaaaaaaaaagagaacaCACCAAGATGCTCAAGCATGGAATTTAAATATACAGACCAACTTATGTGCTTAACTGCACCAAAATCAACAAAAATTCTTCCAAGGAACGATGCAAGACATATCCACGGATATTCGCTCTCTTGTTAGGGAAGGACCATTCGTTAGACTAAAACCCTTAGGAATCGCTAAATTTAGCCATGCACTTGTGCATAAACACAAATGATCCATTTAGTGTTACCTTTTATACACAGGCAAACAGACCCAAAACCTATTAGGCTGCTAGTGATTCCACAATGCCCAGCAACGTTTAATGCATAGTCATTTTGAGCAAGCTGTGTCACAATCAACTCAATTATCTACTTTTCGAGCTTTCCTTGAGACACCAAATTATAAGAACCCACCCACACCACATATGAGTGTGACACAACCAGTAGGAAAGTTGATAAGATTAATTTGGTAACAAATATTAGCCAGATGTATTTCTACAAGCGTACATAAACAGATAATCCAATCCAATTCTAGGATCCAAAGGGCATTGTCAGGAAAAAGTTTCTTAAGGACTGGAACCCTTCTCAAAAGTCCTACAGTCGAAAGAGGCCCTGAACAAACAGCTCTGTTTTGTAGCGGGTATATCACACCCATAACAAAATCCGATTAAAACAACATAATAAACAACCAAATCATAAGCCCCCGCGCCGATCAAATTGGATCTAGACCTTCTCCAATAGCCAAAATTCATATCCTCTCGATGCCCACCCGCCAGGGCACCAGACCGTGACAACAAAACCCTCGGCGTTCTGTAAACCCTAATTCCCTGGCCATTCACATCGGATCCTACTCAATAGACGCCGAAGATCCCGACACCCACCGGGTTTTATCCGGTGAATGTCGCGTTGGTCGAGGGTTGAGACGACATCGACGCAAAAAACAAAAATTACAGGGGGAACAGGGGATAAAACGAAAGGGGGGTGAACGGGGATCACCTGACTTGGACGGGGGGTAGGACCCTTTCCCTCCCCTGTTCGCCATTGCGAAGGAGAAGGCGGTGGAGATCAGGAGGCGCCTGCCGGAGTCGGTCGCGTCGCTCTCCGCACCGACGCCGCACGCGCCCCGCTGCTCACTGCTCGCTGTCGCTGGCGAGGAGACGGAGAGTGAGAGCGGGCCTGCCTCTGCCCGGATGTATTGACGGATTTATAAAGTTGGGCTGGCGCTCGGGTGGACTATGGGCCCATGAGTCAATGTTGTGCAGTCCGGCAGGAGGGAGTCTAAAAAAAAATTCCCTAAAAAAGGTACAAAATACAACTTCCAAAAAATAATACAAACTACAACCATGCTCGGATACATGATGATGCAAGCGCCACCGACCGAAGGATCCGTAGCGCCTCATCGGAGACCCATTCCCTCCTCCACCCCCTCCCTCTCATCAAGCTCGCCGGTGTGGTAATTTCCAACAAATCGCCCCTTTAGAACCACACAAAAAATACCACGACAACGAGGAAAAATGGTGTGTGCATAGGGGTCATGGGCTTACTGGAAGCTGTCGGGGGCAGGAGTGCGACCTGGGGTTGCACGATCGGTCGATGGCTTAGGGGATCTCTCTCATTGAAGCAAACGAGGGAGGGAAGAGAGAGTGTGAGAGCATCTACAACATCAAGTACCGAAATCTGTCCGCGTGCGCGTCCACGCAATGCCCGGTCAGCATGTAAAAATTTGATTCCATAATTGGATACCTCATTTTAAAATTATCAAACCCATACAATTACATAGAACGTCAAATTAATTTAAATTTTCGCTGACAACCGTCCTTATTGTTCCGGTCGTGTCCATGCCCGACGACCGGTCGTGTACATTTtctccaaggtatcta
The sequence above is a segment of the Aegilops tauschii subsp. strangulata cultivar AL8/78 chromosome 6, Aet v6.0, whole genome shotgun sequence genome. Coding sequences within it:
- the LOC109731594 gene encoding DNA-directed RNA polymerases IV and V subunit 4 isoform X4; translated protein: MANRGGKGSYPPSKSGAPNGRQNNSNDVIHLSDSDSDSDDFFEEEAPPTHSKSNGKASSDSLKTGGKASSFSNGSKGGKAFSAGKGGKGSASNAKPAMSDAELKLQLDMPPNSILLSNCEAAEMLQKIQGHMAILSEDPTIKIPESFDKAFQYAKEGNHFTSAKLVKEILEPLKDYGVNDGEICMIANIGPETIEEVYALIPSLKATRSINEGKIVEALAALANIKASK
- the LOC109731594 gene encoding DNA-directed RNA polymerases IV and V subunit 4 isoform X3, with product MANRGGKGSYPPSKSGAPNGRQNNSNDVIHLSDSDSDSDDFFEEEAPPTHSKSNGKASSDSLKTGGKASSFSNGEGSKGGKAFSAGKGGKGSASNAKPAMSDAELKLQLDMPPNSILLSNCEAAEMLQKIQGHMAILSEDPTIKIPESFDKAFQYAKEGNHFTSAKLVKEILEPLKDYGVNDGEICMIANIGPETIEEVYALIPSLKATRSINEGKIVEALAALANIKASK
- the LOC109731594 gene encoding uncharacterized protein isoform X2 encodes the protein MAPPARNLNPNPNTNNPDPPFDMGILFGSPPTAAPTAAPTFPAAVGPPPPFGPYSHPSVISSFHGGPYLHHPSVISPFHGGPYLHYTQDLHPPMPHPAISFPTPRPAISFPIPDLNANPSAALPGSYLHYPQDLRYFIPCSVNSYRRDRNLSVNLRAALGRLQDRQSPMASSGNSIHTLNPNTNLNLSANPSAASHGRYLQNAQDIRHSMPRPVISSAMPNRSDNSRTVAGAKPEQNKGAPNGRQNNSNDVIHLSDSDSDSDDFFEEEAPPTHSKSNGKASSDSLKTGGKASSFSNGSKGGKAFSAGKGGKGSASNAKPAMSDAELKLQLDMPPNSILLSNCEAAEMLQKIQGHMAILSEDPTIKIPESFDKAFQYAKEGNHFTSAKLVKEILEPLKDYGVNDGEICMIANIGPETIEEVYALIPSLKATRSINEGKIVEALAALANIKASK
- the LOC109731594 gene encoding uncharacterized protein isoform X1 — encoded protein: MAPPARNLNPNPNTNNPDPPFDMGILFGSPPTAAPTAAPTFPAAVGPPPPFGPYSHPSVISSFHGGPYLHHPSVISPFHGGPYLHYTQDLHPPMPHPAISFPTPRPAISFPIPDLNANPSAALPGSYLHYPQDLRYFIPCSVNSYRRDRNLSVNLRAALGRLQDRQSPMASSGNSIHTLNPNTNLNLSANPSAASHGRYLQNAQDIRHSMPRPVISSAMPNRSDNSRTVAGAKPEQNKGAPNGRQNNSNDVIHLSDSDSDSDDFFEEEAPPTHSKSNGKASSDSLKTGGKASSFSNGEGSKGGKAFSAGKGGKGSASNAKPAMSDAELKLQLDMPPNSILLSNCEAAEMLQKIQGHMAILSEDPTIKIPESFDKAFQYAKEGNHFTSAKLVKEILEPLKDYGVNDGEICMIANIGPETIEEVYALIPSLKATRSINEGKIVEALAALANIKASK